From the Rhea pennata isolate bPtePen1 chromosome 1, bPtePen1.pri, whole genome shotgun sequence genome, the window ATGCACAGATAAATGGTTGTATCTGAgagtggaagagaagaaaaactagtTCCATGCATGAATTGGGTCCCTTTTGTACTAGGAGCTGTataaaaagagagcaagaataTTGTGCCTATCCAAAGATACTTTGCATATTTGTGGTGTTTTATACTGACCGTAAGATCCCACCTATGTCATTACATTTCCAGCTCACCTCTCACTGTATGTTTCTATAGTCTCCAGATTGCCTCTGAGCCACTATGTTTAGCTCGTGATTCATTCAAGAATAAAgtattgtttattaaaaaaaaaaataagaaaagaaaaaaaacctcaccaAAAACCTCTGGAAAGCAAGGAAATggtgcatatttttatttcattgtgtGCACTATACCAGTTCAGACATGTCTAACTGGTAGAGCGGAGAGGTGAGATTTTTGTATCCTCTTGCTGCCTTAGTATTTTCCCCACGTTTGAAGCCATTGTTAAACACAAATGTGGTATCCACCCTTCAAATAGTTTGAGTCTCAAGTTAATTGCAGAGTAAAAGAAAGCTTTACTCTTTCAAGgtaataatagtaaaaataataaaaatatgccaGAGCCCTTTACTATTAGGCACTCTACCAACTTAACACAAAATGATATGCCTTACCTCACACAATTAGATTcacatccttctttttttttaattaaaaaccttATAGATTTTAAGACAACTAGTTTGATCATGTCTTGACCCAGTAAAGATTACTGAATTTATGTACTTAATTCTTcttgaagaatttttttgtttttgctgggGGGATGGGGAATCTTTTTCtggcagaaataaaactgtgtcTGGTATTTTGTAGGAAAATGCTTTTCCATCAAAAGGAGAAGATATATGTATTATAGGAAGAACATCCAATaatcattattttatatataaacgTGGTGCTTATAATTGTGTATGAGGTTTGAGTTGCTTGTTTTGCTCCTTCTTGATGGGTTATAACATAAGGGAATATTGCATGACTCTAATAATTCCTAGTTTGATAGAATATAGCATAACTATTTGAACACAGGTAACATAAAAAGTagagtaacttttttttaatgaagtatcATAGTTCAGATCTATGTTACTGACATGTatcctttttaaataatagaaattaaCTTGGGCAGTCTGGGTATGTTTAACACGATGTTTGATGAAGCCCAGCTAGCCTTTTGGGGGCAAAGTAATTAGGGAAGTAAAAGGCAAAAGGACAGATGTTGCTAGCAAATGTTCTTTCATCTTGAGTCTGGCAGAATACCACAGGTAAGATTTTTCAAAGTCAGAGAAGAACAGATTGGTGCCGAATTCATGTCAGCTTCCCTCATTCCTCAGATACCTCTTAATGCCTCCCACTGATGTTTTGAAATGATTGGTGCTAAGTACATTGCAAAAGATAAGTCTGTAGAAAAGTAACCAGCCTttacttttaatataaatgttacATCATTAAGTGCTGTAATATTACTAACATAAGAAAGAAGGGTCAATAgtaggaaagagagaaatagtaATGTGCAATTCTGCTGAAACTCTTTTATGCTAATAGCTTGGTATTTTTTGTGCTGACTCAGTTTTCTATATAGTGGTTTGATGCTCATGGTATAAGTACTACTTTCTGTAATATCACTCATTAACGTTACACCTGGAAGCATTAGCTGTTATATTGCTTAGAAACATGAGCCACTTTGACACTTAGAAATCATGGCTTCTAAAAAGCTTATGATTAGTTGACACTTGAAttcaaatttgtcttttttttttcctcttggtaTCTTTAATATAAGAAATGTTGTTACCTCTGATGTGTGATCTTTGTCTCATGTAATTGTGGACGGTTTGCCTATAGACATCCATATCTTACCTTTTTCCTACAATGAGGAGTCATttgatatttataaataattgtGCCTTTGAATAGTTTGTCTGTCAGTATTAAAATGTGCCCTGAATTTTATTTGATGTATTTTACACATGCTTCATAGAGGAACTGAATTTCCTAGTTGTAACAAGGTAAGCACATGAGTGTAGTACTCCAACTGTTCCATCTCAATGCATGTTTCTTTCAGAGTGTTTCCTAGGGTTATATCAAAATACAATGATAACATTAAAGAGTGAGGAGATAAATAATGCTTACTAAGGGAACTATAATGGCTTTTTTCAGTAGTTCAGTAGAAGTACTGAATGTCTCAGAAAACTGTGGTTTCTACCAGTTCCTTTCTGATGGCTTGCATTGTCttattgttatttgtttttgatGTTCACATCTGTACTGGAAACAGTGATTCTTATATTTTTAGTGAAGACATCATTCTGCGTATGGCTTCTCACATTTTAAACCGTACTTTTAGGAAGATCATTCTATAGAAGCATTTTAGAtactgtacaaaaaaaaaaaaaaaagcagaaattgtaTATTAAGTTTACTGATGAAactagtttttctttatttattctaGTTTTACACAATTTCAAGAAAACATGGGTATAATCAGACATTTGAATGACATGAAGTAAAAATCTAATCCAAAAATtagaactttgaaaatgaaaagccatTGTGGTATGTAAAGCTTAATCCATATCCTGTGAGGTTATAGAAATAATACAGAAGTAGACAGCAGCAAAGGGAGCTTGTCCTCATAAAATTTGTCTGTATATAAAAGTGACTCATCTGCTTAGAGAAATTTGAGTTACATAACCTGTTTATGTGTCTTGTTAATTCCTTCTTGGAAGAACACTTAGAAACAGTTAGTTGTTCTTAAGATCATTCTAGCTGGTTACCTTTAATTAAGGTTTTATGGATTTTGTTATAAATATCAATCCTGTATATTAGTGCTCTTGGATTTTTATCTTACAATATTCTTATGCTGAACAGTTCATAATTTCTTTAagtgaggagggaaggaaaaatgttaggtaaaagcagaataaaagtTAAAAGCATTTGGTTTCAACCGAGCTTTTGAAACAGGATTACattctttgttttaatcttgGCAAGATAGTCCACTAATAAACAAATTATGTAAGCTAGCAGCTTTGCTTTAGTTGAGCTTCCGCCAGGTGTGAAGACCTTTTGAACCTTAAGTTTAATATCTGTTCGTTGAGGGTGTTCTTCTGTGTCTCCATAAGTGCATGCAGTAAGACAGAAAAactattttgtaaatataaatcTCAGCAAAATACCCATCTCTCGGACACACTCACGAAGCTATTTGTTCTCTTCAGGAACATGTTAAGTGTCTAATTAATTCATGAGCTAAAGCGCTCTCCTAAGCTCAGATCAGAATTTGTGGTTCACAGACCcctttttaacatttatatGAAACACTGTGTTCACTTTTAGCCACTGTTCTGTTCCAATGGGACAAAATTTGATCACAAAGTTTTGTCTGATAGGTTTAGTATCTATGCAGCCTCGGTAAAGTCAGTGTTTTGttcaaaaggaaattaaagattAAATCATGACTAGAATTTTGTTGGGAGAGAGGAAGTTTACATGCACAATCTATTCTTATTAAAACAGATTGGTTATCTGAAAAGCTGGATGCTTCAtaataaattattcttcatCCAGAGTTTTATCtcattttaacatattttaaattaggtGCAGTTCTGTGGAACTCAATAATGCTATCCAAAAAAACTAACATTTGTAAAAAGTGGAACTTTTTGTTTAATGataatggatttattttttaaaaaaacagatattatGCAGTTTTTCTTTACAATGTTTTCTTAGAACCATTCTTAACCTTGAGCCCTAGAAATCAGAGGTTAGatcttttcaaaggaaaggcACCAGAGAAGAATTTGTATTCCAGCCTGGATATCCATGTAATAACAAATTCATTGCTACTGTCTCTTTCTGCTTGGGTATGATAAATGTAATATACCATTCTAGGAGAATACTtggaaatttcatttctgtaaggaaaaaaaatgcctaggCTCGTTTACAAGAAGCTTACGATCTGCATTACTAAGAAGTCGCTATTCTGTGAAAAACTGTTATATTCTATGAGTCAAATCAAACAAATTATGTCTTAATGtcttaaacattttcaaattttttgttttatgtataATTATGTATTATATTCTTCTATATGATGTCACTTTGCTATACAAATTTTACAGGTACCCTCCCAACTACCACGCAGCCCACCAACACCACAGAGCCCGCCAGTGCTACGCAGCCCGCCAGTGCTACGCAGCCCGCCAATGCTACGCAGCCCGCCAATGCTACACAGCCCACGAATGCTACACAGCCCACCAACAGCACTGTATCTGCCCCCACTACTACTCAGTCCATCAAAACCAGCAAGATAATAGCGTCAACCACGGTTTCATCAGTCACGTCTTCACAGCTCAACATTACAGAGACCACTTCCAGATTTTATACTTCTGTAACAGGTATGTTCACATTTCAGGAAGCTCATAAAGACTTAAATATATGTTGACGTGCATGTTGCACAGTTTTAgaattgtttgttttacagtagTTTAGCAAAGAAAGAAGGTATTTGCGTGCTGAAACATGAGAGTAAGTTTTTATTTACTGATGTAGCTAAATAAATGCTCCACGTACTTAATAAGGGTTCACTTAAACTAAGTGACCTGgtgtatttagaaataaaaatgtgatctTAACCAGCAGCTACCAGCAAAGAGATTAGTGATGTTAAGAGAAAGACTGTTAAGACTTTGTGATAATAAATACaacttttgttatttcttcACTTCTCCCTTCCACAGCTTACTTGAACTCATGTTTAATACTTCCTTTTTGATGACAGAGACCGAATATAAGACCTatggctgaaaataaaagttcttcCTCTGGCTTAGCAGAGAGATCTGTTAGCCAAATTTGTAGCAACATTATGATGATAATGAATCCTTCCTGCTGGAGGATAGAATGTGACTATGAATGAGTCATGCTTTAGGTAAAAATTATCAAATACAGTTATAACTGTAAACATCTCCTTGCTGATAGCTTCTTGTTCAGACCACTTCATACTTTCACATCTAAATAGATCAGATTGCTCACATTTAAATGAAGTCATATTAGATGAGTTCAGCTCTCATTAGCAGAACATTAATTGGTAATAAAGCTTTCCTTGTGGCAAGTACAAATAGAGACAGGCACAAACTGTGTGTTTTGGTGGGAATTTGTAGCagataaaaacagttttaagatGGAATTTGCCTGGGTAACAGTTAATACTGTAGAGTAATACAGCTGCATACATGATACCTATGGCAGCATCTGATCTTCAGGGGAAATCCGACTGTGTTGGGCTGAAAAGCTGATATCGGTCTAGCTGCTCGTGCCTGGAGAGTGAGGGTACAATTCCATAAGACAAGGTGAACCAATCCAACAGCCCATCAccatcaaaaatgttttattccctTTGCACTATACTGACTAACTTAAATGATTGTTGGACTCTTCTCTGTGCTGATTCAATGTACTAATCTgaccaaaagcattttttttttttgcttggttgATTTCAGGCCAAGTTGTTGACTTAAATCAGCTCAGGGAAGgtctgaaaaacacaaaagcactAGAACTGGCATAAGAAGGGCAGGAGCTGCATGAGTGGAAGGCATAGAAAGTAAAGGGAAAAAGTGGCAGGGGAAAGAAGGAGGTGGAGAGGAGAAGTGACAATCTCGGTCTTGCAGAGACAGCATGCAGCTGGATCAGCTGCTCGTAAAACCACCATCCTTTGGATTGATGCTGGATACAGGAATCACACAGTTGTCAACCAGCTCCTAAAGAAAATCAGTGATAAGAATAATATGCTGAACAAGAATCCAACCTTAGGAGTAAGACTTAAGTTATGATAAACGTGGTCTTACCGTTCCATTATAGTAGACCTCCAGCTTTATGGATGGTACAAGTTCTTACTATATTATTCTTTGtgtcccttgccagatttaTTACTAGTTACATCAAAGGAGTTGATTGCCAATTGAATTTTTAGCAGTTGTTCCACATAGTGGGGAAGGATTCTTCGTTCCCGTGTCTTTGTTTGTTATATGTGCCATAGTCACCAAAATCTGGCATATAGAAACTTAGCTTTAGGTTTCTGTACTTTTGGCTCAGTATTTTGGCAGTTGATGTATGTAAATTTGTCCAATTGAGTCTGTTAGATAATGTGTCAATGGGGGAGGACATGATAAAAAGGAGtcctttgaaacaaaatttgcaagctgcaaaaaaaacttgttttttttcttcttttcagctgCACCAAAATCTGAGGCTGTCATAGCCAAAACCTCCAGATTTGATGCGGGCAGTTTCATAGGTGGCATTGTGCTGACACTTGGAATCCTAGTTATTCTCTACATTGGATGCAAAACATACCACTCTAGAAGAGGCATTCAGTACAGAACCATGTAAGTTTTAGACAGATACTCTTCTGTCAATTTATTACTTTCTTGAGGGGAACAAGGGCAACCAAAACAAGGAGAacaaactctggaaaaaaaaatatttgttattttttttccaatgtagTGAAAGGTTTTATTGtgatattttgtcttttagcCCTTCAGCTGTTCATTATTATTCACGTGCCTCTATTCTGTATGGGCTTTTCCTCTGATCTGTTATATAATAGATCCTTTCTTACACTCTTGTACTTCAGCTAATGCAAGTTCATGTActatagttttgtttgttttctttatttatttctttggctTGTTCGGTTCTCCTTTCCACCCCATATTCCATTACAGGACTCCCTTCTTCCCCATGCCAGCTTATTGTGAGGTTAAGCTTTAGCCTAGAGTCTATAATAGATGTGGATGCCTTCTTCTCTATAGCATATTTGACAAAAGAATTGCTGTCCCACAACTAAGGTGTCTCTTACATCCTGATTTGTTGTGTGATATACACAAGATTTCTTCATGGCTGAGTGTTTGCTTCCATGAAGCCTGATGGCAGAAGGACTTCttatatatgcatgcatgcatattttCATCCTTACTGTTTGCTAGCACTATAAATACTTCTGCCTACATCAGTGCCCTTCATGTGCTGATTGTTCACAACAATTTTTGTGAATTATTTGTTACGTTTGCAAGATATGTATTACTGGCACTACTTCCTGGACTCCACTTAGCTATTTATCTCTGACATTTCCCCCTTGCTATTAATTTTCtaaatagctgtattttctATTACCTAAATGACGTCATACTGGAACTCCTTTACTATCTCTCTTTTATACTACCTTTTACCTGCCTCAAAGCCTGATTTGAGCAGgtgattttgaaaacagatatttaatATTCCATTTTCTTAAGCCACTTTTGTTCAACTGATTcgtttatttattattatggAAAACATTgaaattgatatttttaaagcacagtatTTGATTATGGTCAGTATATAAACTGAAACTTTTGTCCTGCCTTGCAGTGTAAGCAGGCCAGTTGGTTGATTTCTAGTATTTAGTTTTTCTTGTTATCTTGCTTGCAACTCCAGAAACCTGGCCATGAAATTGTATGTACTCAATCTACGTTCAGTACATTTACAAGTCCATGAAACTAGAGGTAGAATTCATTTAACTGAATATAGATATATGCATCTAAACTAGTCATTTCATATCATTTATGTCACCCTAAAATAGATGCTGAAAATATGCAAGATGAATCAGCCTACCCATGCATGTTTGTCTTCATCAGCTATGAAGGCAGATAAAGTCTTAGAACAGAAGTCTATGATGTAAGTGTCTAAAGGTATGAGCTGGATACCTCCTTAGGTCACTTTTTATTCGGACTAAACCAGTGACTTTCAACCTTCTTTGAACTGCAGActgctaatattttttctgtgaagtgtAGGTCCCTGAAAGCCTATTGAGAGTAGGTTTGCTTTTCTTAGTTATCATGTTAAAATCCCTTAGAAGTTGTCTATGAGCTTCAGACAGTCTGTAGACTACAGGTTGAAAACCCCTGGATTAAATATATTCCTTAAGTGTTTTCCCAAGTGGACTGAAACTAAGGATACATCCACCAACTTCTTCCAGACAACTGATCTCTCTCAATTATGATATGAGATTATTGGTGGGGGGTTCTGTCTTGAATATCGTTCTTCCTTTTGGAGCATCTTAGTAATATAACTGGtctctttctctcctgcagTATTAACTTCTGATAGTACAGGACCAGTCAGACATTTTAGTTTCTTAATGTATATCACTTCCATTATAATGAAAGCTACTACTTCAAGGGACTAAGGAAATACTAATTGCTGTTTAGCTTATTATCCTACTGTTTTGCTgcaaagttatttcttttgccATTCATACTCAGCTCtactctgctttcttccaggctTGCCTCCTTGTCTCAAGTTAAGAATTGGAATTTCTTAAAACTaggttgcttttctttcccctttttgaGTATTATCCATCCCAGTTGAAGAAGTTTATTTTAACTGAGGTGATGTCATTGGACTTGCTGAGTGTTCAGGTCTTCTGGTTTTAATCCATCTTTGAACTCTTACTTGCTGGTCATGGAATTGAGCAAGTTCCTGCCGCATAACTTTGCTAACAGTAGTACTTGAACAGATATTATAGAGGTGAGATTAACAGtatcttttaaacaaaaggaCTGGTAGCTGAACTTGTCAGCTGGCTTTGATTAGCTGGTACTACTGGATATAGGCAGGAAAAGGTAGGATTAAAATGCCTCAGGAACAGCTGTTCTAAACATACCTCCTTGAATACAATATGAAAGTCAAAATGTTCATTAGGCTAGTTAGCCTTAAGGAGCGTTGACAAAGTTGCCTTGTTCTTCAGGCTTCCCTCAGAGAGAGCTGCAACTCTCAACTGTGTGTACTTAGCACTTACAGCAAAAGAGTCTTTATTCATGCGATAACCTTCTTAGCAGCAACTGAATGGCTGTCGTCTCATGTTGACTGTTGCTTTCACTGCAGAACATTAATTACTGTGTTTCTGTTACAGTGATGAACATGATGCCATCATTTAAAGAGACTTCAGGGAAGACAGTGATGGAAACCCAACCTGTCACAGCTGTTGTAACTTATGCAAAGagtttcttttacagaaatgaTCACAGTCTGTAAAGCTGTTTGTGGGTCTGATCTTGCAGAATGCTGAGAATCTCTTAAGCATTCCTGATTTTTTGCATTGGCTTTGAAAAGAGCAGGAGGAACTTGGCACTTTGTAgaaataggttttttttcctccagtattTGTAATCAAATTTAAGAAACACACACAGTGTCATTTAAAGATATGCAGACTTGTGTGAGATACTAAATCACTAGCAGAATGGTAACATAATTAAAATTCTAAGTAAGCTCAATTACAGACTACACTGGATTTATAGGAATATGTGAGCAATAATTAGAATGGTATGCTAAATAAATTAAGTAAATTTAAGTCCCATTTAAGACCAAGCATAGATGTTTGCAAGTAAAACAAGAGTGTTTCTTCCTACTCTTTTGTattaaattctatttattttaagtttgaTGTTAACTTGAAGAAATTTTGGATCTCAAACAATTAAGTTAATTTTAAGCTAGTAGAGGGACATAGTGTGCTAACTGTATAGAAGATGATAATGAACACCTGTATTTAAAACTTCAGTCATTAGCTCACTGATCTGCAGAGACTTTGCTTAACACTGTACACAATGAAAGTAGCTGCAGGAACCTTAGACAGATTGGAGATATCCATCCACAAAAGAATATTTGTCTCTAAATGATCTTGATAGGAAAACAGACTATATACAATCCTTAGCTTCTTCGATATAGCATGTCCTACTGTTGTGTTCAAGATaaagtcaaaagcaaaaatagtaataattgcACCCATCATGAATATGGAGAGTTCTGCTAAAAATAGCTCTTGGTTGAATGTAGCCATCATTTCACTGTTG encodes:
- the TMEM123 gene encoding porimin isoform X1, translating into MRLPGGARRVAALLLAAASLCINCSPSLAVASTTQFTAPSIAGTLPTTTQPTNTTEPASATQPASATQPANATQPANATQPTNATQPTNSTVSAPTTTQSIKTSKIIASTTVSSVTSSQLNITETTSRFYTSVTAAPKSEAVIAKTSRFDAGSFIGGIVLTLGILVILYIGCKTYHSRRGIQYRTIDEHDAII
- the TMEM123 gene encoding porimin isoform X2, producing MRLPGGARRVAALLLAAASLCINCSPSLAVASTTQFTAPSIAGTLPTTTQPTNTTEPASATQPANATQPTNATQPTNSTVSAPTTTQSIKTSKIIASTTVSSVTSSQLNITETTSRFYTSVTAAPKSEAVIAKTSRFDAGSFIGGIVLTLGILVILYIGCKTYHSRRGIQYRTIDEHDAII